In Mycobacterium tuberculosis H37Rv, a single window of DNA contains:
- the metH gene encoding methionine synthase (MetH, 5-methyltetrahydrofolate--homocysteine methyltransferase MetH) — translation MTAADKHLYDTDLLDVLSQRVMVGDGAMGTQLQAADLTLDDFRGLEGCNEILNETRPDVLETIHRNYFEAGADAVETNTFGCNLSNLGDYDIADRIRDLSQKGTAIARRVADELGSPDRKRYVLGSMGPGTKLPTLGHTEYAVIRDAYTEAALGMLDGGADAILVETCQDLLQLKAAVLGSRRAMTRAGRHIPVFAHVTVETTGTMLLGSEIGAALTAVEPLGVDMIGLNCATGPAEMSEHLRHLSRHARIPVSVMPNAGLPVLGAKGAEYPLLPDELAEALAGFIAEFGLSLVGGCCGTTPAHIREVAAAVANIKRPERQVSYEPSVSSLYTAIPFAQDASVLVIGERTNANGSKGFREAMIAEDYQKCLDIAKDQTRDGAHLLDLCVDYVGRDGVADMKALASRLATSSTLPIMLDSTETAVLQAGLEHLGGRCAINSVNYEDGDGPESRFAKTMALVAEHGAAVVALTIDEEGQARTAQKKVEIAERLINDITGNWGVDESSILIDTLTFTIATGQEESRRDGIETIEAIRELKKRHPDVQTTLGLSNISFGLNPAARQVLNSVFLHECQEAGLDSAIVHASKILPMNRIPEEQRNVALDLVYDRRREDYDPLQELMRLFEGVSAASSKEDRLAELAGLPLFERLAQRIVDGERNGLDADLDEAMTQKPPLQIINEHLLAGMKTVGELFGSGQMQLPFVLQSAEVMKAAVAYLEPHMERSDDDSGKGRIVLATVKGDVHDIGKNLVDIILSNNGYEVVNIGIKQPIATILEVAEDKSADVVGMSGLLVKSTVVMKENLEEMNTRGVAEKFPVLLGGAALTRSYVENDLAEIYQGEVHYARDAFEGLKLMDTIMSAKRGEAPDENSPEAIKAREKEAERKARHQRSKRIAAQRKAAEEPVEVPERSDVAADIEVPAPPFWGSRIVKGLAVADYTGLLDERALFLGQWGLRGQRGGEGPSYEDLVETEGRPRLRYWLDRLSTDGILAHAAVVYGYFPAVSEGNDIVVLTEPKPDAPVRYRFHFPRQQRGRFLCIADFIRSRELAAERGEVDVLPFQLVTMGQPIADFANELFASNAYRDYLEVHGIGVQLTEALAEYWHRRIREELKFSGDRAMAAEDPEAKEDYFKLGYRGARFAFGYGACPDLEDRAKMMALLEPERIGVTLSEELQLHPEQSTDAFVLHHPEAKYFNV, via the coding sequence GTGACTGCGGCCGACAAGCACCTCTACGACACCGATCTGCTCGACGTCTTGTCGCAGCGAGTGATGGTCGGCGACGGTGCAATGGGAACCCAACTACAGGCCGCGGACCTCACGCTCGACGACTTCCGCGGCCTGGAGGGCTGCAACGAGATCCTCAACGAAACCCGCCCTGACGTGCTGGAAACCATTCACCGCAACTATTTCGAAGCGGGCGCCGACGCCGTCGAGACGAACACGTTTGGCTGCAACCTGTCCAACCTCGGCGACTACGACATCGCCGACAGGATCCGCGATCTATCACAGAAGGGCACCGCGATCGCACGCCGGGTGGCCGACGAGCTGGGCAGTCCCGACCGCAAGCGCTACGTGCTGGGGTCGATGGGGCCGGGCACCAAGCTGCCGACTCTGGGCCACACCGAATACGCGGTGATCCGCGACGCCTACACCGAGGCCGCGCTGGGCATGCTGGACGGCGGAGCCGACGCCATCCTGGTGGAAACCTGCCAGGACCTACTGCAGCTGAAGGCGGCGGTGTTGGGGTCGCGGCGGGCGATGACGCGGGCCGGGCGGCACATTCCGGTGTTTGCCCACGTCACCGTCGAGACCACCGGCACCATGCTGCTGGGCAGCGAGATCGGGGCGGCGTTGACCGCTGTCGAGCCGCTCGGTGTGGACATGATCGGCTTGAACTGCGCGACGGGTCCGGCCGAGATGAGCGAGCACCTGCGCCACCTGTCCCGGCACGCCCGCATCCCGGTGTCGGTGATGCCCAACGCCGGGTTGCCGGTGCTGGGCGCCAAGGGCGCCGAATATCCGTTGCTGCCCGACGAATTGGCCGAGGCGCTGGCCGGCTTCATCGCCGAGTTCGGGCTCTCGCTGGTCGGTGGCTGCTGCGGCACCACCCCGGCCCATATCCGCGAAGTGGCTGCCGCGGTTGCGAACATCAAGCGTCCCGAGCGACAGGTCAGCTACGAGCCGTCGGTGTCGTCGCTGTACACCGCAATCCCGTTCGCCCAGGACGCCTCGGTTCTGGTGATCGGGGAGCGAACGAACGCCAACGGCTCCAAGGGTTTTCGTGAGGCGATGATCGCCGAGGACTACCAGAAGTGCCTGGACATCGCCAAGGACCAGACCCGCGACGGCGCCCACCTGCTGGACCTGTGTGTGGACTACGTGGGCCGCGACGGTGTGGCCGACATGAAGGCGCTGGCCAGCCGGCTGGCCACGTCCTCGACGCTGCCGATCATGCTGGACTCCACCGAAACCGCGGTGCTGCAGGCGGGTTTGGAGCATCTGGGTGGCCGTTGCGCGATCAACTCGGTGAACTACGAGGACGGCGACGGCCCGGAATCGCGCTTTGCCAAGACCATGGCGCTGGTCGCCGAGCACGGCGCGGCGGTGGTCGCGCTGACCATCGACGAAGAGGGCCAGGCCCGCACCGCGCAGAAGAAGGTCGAGATCGCCGAGCGGCTGATCAACGACATCACCGGCAACTGGGGCGTCGACGAATCATCCATCCTCATCGACACCTTGACGTTCACCATCGCCACCGGTCAGGAGGAGTCCCGCCGCGACGGCATCGAGACCATCGAGGCGATCCGCGAACTGAAAAAGCGCCACCCGGATGTGCAGACCACACTTGGTCTGTCCAACATCTCGTTTGGTCTCAATCCCGCAGCGCGCCAGGTGCTCAACTCGGTGTTCCTGCACGAATGCCAAGAAGCGGGGCTGGATTCGGCGATCGTGCACGCGTCGAAGATCCTGCCGATGAACCGGATTCCCGAGGAGCAACGCAACGTCGCCCTGGATCTGGTCTACGACCGCCGCCGCGAGGACTACGATCCGCTGCAGGAGCTGATGCGGCTGTTCGAAGGCGTGTCGGCGGCCTCCTCGAAAGAGGACCGACTGGCTGAACTAGCTGGGCTGCCGCTGTTCGAACGGCTGGCCCAACGCATCGTCGACGGCGAGCGCAACGGCCTGGACGCCGATCTCGACGAGGCGATGACGCAAAAGCCGCCGCTTCAGATCATCAACGAACATCTGCTGGCCGGCATGAAGACGGTCGGCGAGCTCTTCGGCTCCGGCCAGATGCAGCTGCCGTTCGTGCTGCAGTCGGCGGAGGTAATGAAAGCCGCCGTCGCGTATCTGGAACCGCACATGGAGCGCTCGGACGACGATTCGGGCAAGGGACGCATCGTGCTGGCCACCGTCAAGGGCGACGTGCACGACATCGGCAAGAACCTGGTCGACATCATCTTGAGCAACAACGGCTACGAAGTGGTCAACATCGGCATCAAGCAGCCAATCGCCACCATCCTCGAAGTCGCCGAGGACAAGAGCGCCGACGTGGTCGGCATGTCGGGCCTGCTGGTGAAGTCGACCGTGGTGATGAAGGAAAACCTCGAGGAGATGAACACCCGGGGAGTCGCCGAAAAGTTCCCGGTGCTGCTCGGCGGCGCGGCGTTGACGCGCAGCTATGTCGAAAACGACCTGGCCGAGATCTACCAGGGCGAAGTGCATTACGCGCGAGACGCTTTCGAGGGCCTGAAGTTGATGGACACCATCATGAGCGCCAAGCGCGGCGAGGCGCCCGACGAAAACAGCCCGGAAGCCATTAAGGCGCGTGAGAAAGAAGCCGAACGTAAGGCCCGCCACCAGCGATCCAAACGCATTGCCGCACAGCGCAAAGCCGCCGAAGAACCAGTCGAGGTGCCCGAACGCTCCGATGTCGCGGCCGACATCGAGGTCCCGGCGCCGCCGTTCTGGGGTTCGCGGATCGTCAAGGGCCTGGCGGTGGCCGACTACACCGGTCTGCTCGATGAGCGCGCATTGTTTTTGGGCCAGTGGGGTTTACGCGGCCAGCGCGGCGGTGAGGGTCCGTCCTACGAAGATCTCGTCGAGACCGAGGGCCGGCCGCGGCTGCGGTACTGGTTGGACCGGCTGTCCACCGACGGCATCTTGGCGCACGCCGCCGTGGTGTACGGCTATTTCCCGGCGGTGTCCGAGGGCAACGACATCGTGGTGCTCACCGAGCCCAAGCCCGACGCCCCGGTGCGCTACCGGTTTCACTTCCCGCGCCAGCAGCGCGGTCGGTTTTTGTGCATTGCCGATTTCATCCGCTCGCGGGAGCTGGCCGCCGAGCGTGGCGAGGTTGACGTGCTGCCGTTCCAGCTGGTGACCATGGGTCAGCCGATCGCGGATTTCGCCAACGAGCTGTTCGCGTCCAACGCCTACCGCGACTACCTGGAGGTGCACGGTATCGGCGTGCAGCTCACCGAGGCGCTGGCCGAGTACTGGCACCGGCGGATCCGTGAGGAGCTCAAGTTCTCCGGGGATCGGGCGATGGCGGCCGAGGATCCGGAGGCGAAAGAAGACTATTTCAAGCTCGGCTACCGCGGTGCTCGCTTTGCCTTCGGCTACGGCGCATGCCCGGATCTGGAGGACCGCGCCAAGATGATGGCGCTGCTGGAGCCCGAACGCATCGGTGTGACGTTATCCGAGGAATTACAGCTGCATCCCGAACAGTCGACCGACGCGTTCGTCCTGCACCATCCGGAAGCCAAGTACTTCAACGTTTAA
- the PE_PGRS37 gene encoding PE-PGRS family protein PE_PGRS37, whose translation MIGDGANGGPGQPGGPGGLLYGNGGHGGAGAAGQDRGAGNSAGLIGNGGAGGAGGNGGIGGAGAPGGLGGDGGKGGFADEFTGGFAQGGRGGFGGNGNTGASGGMGGAGGAGGAGGAGGLLIGDGGAGGAGGIGGAGGVGGGGGAGGTGGGGVASAFGGGNAFGGRGGDGGDGGDGGTGGAGGARGAGGAGGAGGWLSGHSGAHGAMGSGGEGGAGGGGGARGEAGAGGGTSTGTNPGKAGAPGTQGDSGDPGPPG comes from the coding sequence TTGATCGGCGACGGCGCTAACGGCGGGCCGGGCCAGCCCGGTGGGCCGGGTGGATTGCTGTATGGCAATGGCGGGCACGGTGGGGCGGGTGCCGCCGGTCAGGACCGTGGGGCCGGCAACAGTGCGGGATTGATCGGTAACGGCGGGGCCGGCGGCGCCGGTGGCAATGGCGGCATCGGAGGCGCCGGCGCTCCCGGCGGCCTCGGTGGCGACGGCGGGAAAGGTGGGTTCGCCGACGAATTCACTGGGGGCTTTGCCCAAGGTGGCCGCGGTGGCTTCGGCGGCAACGGGAATACCGGAGCCTCTGGCGGCATGGGTGGTGCCGGCGGCGCGGGCGGGGCTGGCGGGGCCGGCGGGCTGCTGATCGGTGACGGCGGGGCTGGCGGTGCCGGCGGCATTGGCGGTGCCGGCGGTGTGGGCGGTGGGGGAGGGGCCGGCGGGACCGGTGGCGGCGGCGTTGCCAGCGCCTTTGGGGGTGGTAACGCCTTCGGTGGCCGCGGCGGTGACGGCGGCGATGGTGGCGATGGTGGCACCGGCGGCGCCGGAGGTGCCCGCGGTGCCGGTGGCGCGGGCGGGGCGGGCGGCTGGCTCAGTGGCCACTCGGGCGCCCACGGCGCCATGGGCAGCGGCGGCGAGGGCGGGGCCGGCGGCGGCGGCGGTGCGCGCGGCGAGGCTGGTGCCGGCGGTGGTACGTCGACAGGCACGAATCCCGGCAAAGCCGGCGCTCCGGGCACTCAGGGTGATTCCGGCGATCCTGGGCCGCCCGGCTGA
- the lppK gene encoding lipoprotein LppK (A core mycobacterial gene; conserved in mycobacterial strains (See Marmiesse et al., 2004 PMID:14766927).) — translation MRRNIRVTLGAATIVAALGLSGCSHPEFKRSSPPAPSLPPVTSSPLEAAPITPLPAPEALIDVLSRLADPAVPGTNKVQLIEGATPENAAALDRFTTALRDGSYLPMTFAANDIAWSDNKPSDVMATVVVTTAHPDNREFTFPMEFVSFKGGWQLSRQTAEMLLAMGNSPDSTPSATSPAPAPSPTPPG, via the coding sequence ATGCGCCGAAACATCCGTGTAACCCTGGGCGCCGCCACCATCGTGGCGGCGTTAGGGCTCTCCGGGTGTTCACACCCTGAGTTCAAGCGTTCGTCGCCGCCTGCCCCGTCACTGCCGCCCGTCACGTCGAGCCCGCTCGAGGCCGCGCCGATCACGCCCCTGCCCGCACCCGAAGCCCTGATCGATGTGCTGTCCCGGCTCGCCGACCCGGCCGTGCCGGGCACCAACAAGGTGCAGCTCATCGAGGGCGCGACCCCCGAAAACGCCGCTGCCCTGGACAGGTTCACCACCGCACTGCGTGACGGGAGCTACTTGCCCATGACCTTCGCGGCCAACGACATCGCATGGTCGGACAACAAGCCGTCCGACGTGATGGCCACCGTCGTCGTCACCACTGCCCATCCGGACAACCGCGAGTTCACGTTTCCCATGGAATTCGTGTCCTTCAAGGGCGGCTGGCAATTGTCTAGGCAGACCGCGGAAATGCTGCTGGCCATGGGTAACTCACCGGATTCGACTCCGTCGGCTACCAGCCCGGCGCCGGCCCCATCACCGACTCCCCCTGGCTGA
- the hisE gene encoding phosphoribosyl-ATP pyrophosphatase: MQQSLAVKTFEDLFAELGDRARTRPADSTTVAALDGGVHALGKKLLEEAGEVWLAAEHESNDALAEEISQLLYWTQVLMISRGLSLDDVYRKL, from the coding sequence GTGCAACAATCGCTGGCCGTGAAGACCTTCGAGGATCTGTTCGCCGAACTCGGCGATCGTGCCCGCACCCGGCCGGCCGACAGCACCACGGTGGCGGCATTGGACGGCGGGGTTCATGCTCTGGGTAAGAAGCTTCTCGAGGAGGCCGGCGAGGTGTGGCTGGCTGCCGAGCACGAATCCAACGACGCACTGGCGGAGGAGATCAGCCAGTTGCTGTACTGGACGCAGGTGCTGATGATCTCCCGTGGACTGTCCCTCGACGACGTCTATCGAAAGCTGTGA
- a CDS encoding integral membrane protein, whose translation MTHVLVLLLALLIGVVAGLRSLTAPAVVSWAAFLGWINLHGTWASWMGNFVTVVIVSVLAVAELVNDKRPKTPPRTVTPVFAVRIILGAFAGAVIGTAWGYRWGGLGAGVIGAVLGTMGGYQARTRLVAARGGHDLPIALLEDSVAVLGGFAIVAAAAAL comes from the coding sequence GTGACGCATGTCCTTGTTCTGCTGCTGGCGCTGCTTATCGGTGTCGTCGCCGGGTTGCGTTCCCTGACGGCCCCGGCCGTGGTCTCCTGGGCCGCCTTTCTCGGCTGGATCAACCTGCATGGAACCTGGGCATCCTGGATGGGCAATTTCGTGACCGTGGTGATCGTCAGCGTTCTTGCGGTCGCCGAACTCGTTAACGACAAACGTCCCAAAACACCGCCGCGTACCGTGACGCCGGTGTTCGCTGTCCGGATCATTTTGGGCGCGTTCGCCGGCGCGGTCATCGGCACCGCGTGGGGCTACCGGTGGGGCGGGCTTGGCGCTGGGGTTATCGGCGCCGTGCTCGGCACCATGGGCGGCTATCAGGCACGTACGAGGCTGGTGGCTGCCCGTGGCGGCCACGACCTGCCGATCGCGCTGCTCGAGGATTCGGTCGCGGTGTTGGGCGGGTTTGCCATCGTCGCCGCCGCGGCGGCCCTATGA
- a CDS encoding tRNA (adenine(58)-N(1))-methyltransferase (S-adenosyl-l-methionine-dependent RNA methyltransferase. The larger catalytic C-terminal domain binds the cofactor S-adenosyl-l-methionine (AdoMet) and is involved in the transfer of methyl group from AdoMet to the substrate.), which yields MSATGPFSIGERVQLTDAKGRRYTMSLTPGAEFHTHRGSIAHDAVIGLEQGSVVKSSNGALFLVLRPLLVDYVMSMPRGPQVIYPKDAAQIVHEGDIFPGARVLEAGAGSGALTLSLLRAVGPAGQVISYEQRADHAEHARRNVSGCYGQPPDNWRLVVSDLADSELPDGSVDRAVLDMLAPWEVLDAVSRLLVAGGVLMVYVATVTQLSRIVEALRAKQCWTEPRAWETLQRGWNVVGLAVRPQHSMRGHTAFLVATRRLAPGAVAPAPLGRKREGRDG from the coding sequence GTGTCAGCAACCGGCCCATTCAGCATCGGCGAACGTGTTCAGCTCACCGACGCTAAGGGGCGCCGCTACACCATGTCGCTGACTCCCGGTGCCGAATTCCACACTCATCGTGGCTCGATCGCCCACGACGCGGTGATCGGGTTGGAGCAAGGCAGCGTGGTCAAATCCAGCAACGGCGCCCTGTTCCTGGTGCTGCGCCCGCTGCTGGTCGACTACGTCATGTCGATGCCGCGCGGCCCGCAGGTGATCTATCCCAAAGATGCGGCCCAGATCGTGCATGAGGGCGACATATTTCCCGGCGCGCGGGTGCTGGAGGCAGGAGCCGGATCCGGTGCTCTGACCTTGTCTTTGCTGCGGGCGGTTGGGCCGGCCGGACAGGTGATCTCCTACGAACAGCGCGCCGATCATGCCGAACACGCCCGGCGCAATGTGAGCGGCTGCTACGGCCAGCCGCCGGACAACTGGCGACTGGTCGTCAGCGACCTCGCCGACTCCGAACTGCCCGACGGATCCGTTGATCGGGCCGTGCTCGACATGCTGGCGCCGTGGGAGGTGCTCGACGCGGTATCGCGGCTGCTGGTCGCCGGCGGAGTGCTGATGGTCTACGTGGCCACCGTCACTCAGCTGTCGAGGATCGTGGAGGCACTGCGGGCCAAGCAGTGCTGGACCGAACCGAGAGCCTGGGAGACGCTGCAGCGGGGCTGGAACGTCGTAGGGTTGGCGGTTCGGCCGCAGCATTCGATGCGCGGGCATACCGCGTTCCTGGTAGCAACGCGCCGGTTGGCGCCGGGGGCTGTGGCTCCGGCGCCGCTAGGTCGTAAGCGCGAGGGACGCGACGGGTAG
- the PPE37 gene encoding PPE family protein PPE37 (Member of the Mycobacterium tuberculosis PPE protein family) yields MTFPMWFAVPPEVPSAWLSTGMGPGPLLAAARAWHALAAQYTEIATELASVLAAVQASSWQGPSADRFVVAHQPFRYWLTHAATVATAAAAAHETAAAGYTSALGGMPTLAELAANHAMHGALVTTNFFGVNTIPIALNEADYLRMWIQAATVMSHYQAVAHESVAATPSTPPAPQIVTSAASSAASSSFPDPTKLILQLLKDFLELLRYLAVELLPGPLGDLIAQVLDWFISFVSGPVFTFLAYLVLDPLIYFGPFAPLTSPVLLPAGLTGLAGLGAVSGPAGPMVERVHSDGPSRQSWPAATGVTLVGTNPAALVTTPAPAPTTSAAPTAPSTPGSSAAQGLYAVGGPDGEGFNPIAKTTALAGVTTDAAAPAAKLPGDQAQSSASKATRLRRRLRQHRFEFLADDGRLTMPNTPEMADVAAGNRGLDALGFAGTIPKSAPGSATGLTHLGGGFADVLSQPMLPHTWDGSD; encoded by the coding sequence GTGACCTTCCCGATGTGGTTCGCAGTTCCGCCGGAAGTGCCGTCAGCATGGCTGTCCACCGGCATGGGCCCCGGTCCGCTGCTGGCCGCGGCCAGGGCGTGGCACGCGCTGGCCGCGCAATACACCGAAATTGCAACGGAACTCGCAAGCGTGCTCGCTGCGGTGCAGGCAAGCTCGTGGCAGGGGCCCAGCGCCGACCGGTTCGTCGTCGCCCATCAACCGTTCCGGTATTGGCTAACCCACGCTGCCACGGTGGCCACCGCAGCAGCCGCCGCGCACGAAACGGCCGCCGCCGGGTATACGTCCGCATTGGGGGGCATGCCTACGCTAGCCGAGTTGGCGGCCAACCATGCCATGCACGGCGCTCTGGTGACCACCAACTTCTTCGGTGTCAACACCATCCCGATCGCCCTCAACGAGGCCGACTACCTGCGCATGTGGATCCAGGCCGCCACCGTCATGAGCCACTATCAAGCCGTCGCGCACGAAAGCGTGGCGGCGACCCCCAGCACGCCGCCGGCGCCGCAGATAGTGACCAGTGCGGCCAGCTCGGCGGCTAGCAGCAGCTTCCCCGACCCGACCAAATTGATCCTGCAGCTACTCAAGGATTTCCTGGAGCTGCTGCGCTATCTGGCTGTTGAGCTGCTGCCGGGGCCGCTCGGCGACCTCATCGCCCAGGTGTTGGACTGGTTCATCTCGTTCGTGTCCGGTCCAGTCTTCACGTTTCTCGCCTACCTGGTGCTGGACCCACTGATCTATTTCGGACCGTTCGCCCCGCTGACGAGTCCGGTCCTGTTGCCTGCCGGGCTGACCGGGCTTGCCGGGCTCGGTGCGGTATCGGGGCCGGCCGGACCAATGGTCGAACGTGTGCACTCCGATGGTCCCAGCCGGCAAAGCTGGCCTGCGGCCACCGGAGTCACCCTGGTGGGTACCAACCCGGCTGCCCTGGTTACCACGCCCGCACCCGCTCCGACCACGTCCGCGGCACCGACGGCACCGTCGACTCCCGGATCCAGTGCCGCCCAAGGCCTTTACGCGGTCGGTGGTCCCGACGGGGAAGGGTTCAACCCGATCGCCAAGACGACAGCACTCGCCGGTGTTACCACCGATGCCGCCGCACCTGCCGCCAAACTGCCCGGCGACCAAGCTCAGAGCAGCGCCAGCAAAGCAACAAGACTGCGGCGACGTCTCCGGCAACACCGCTTCGAGTTTCTGGCCGACGACGGCCGCCTGACCATGCCAAACACACCGGAGATGGCAGACGTCGCCGCCGGCAACCGTGGATTGGATGCGCTGGGGTTCGCCGGCACGATCCCAAAATCGGCGCCCGGATCAGCGACCGGGCTTACTCACCTAGGCGGCGGATTCGCCGACGTCCTGTCGCAGCCGATGCTTCCGCACACGTGGGACGGGTCAGATTAA
- the hisG gene encoding ATP phosphoribosyltransferase, whose product MLRVAVPNKGALSEPATEILAEAGYRRRTDSKDLTVIDPVNNVEFFFLRPKDIAIYVGSGELDFGITGRDLVCDSGAQVRERLALGFGSSSFRYAAPAGRNWTTADLAGMRIATAYPNLVRKDLATKGIEATVIRLDGAVEISVQLGVADAIADVVGSGRTLSQHDLVAFGEPLCDSEAVLIERAGTDGQDQTEARDQLVARVQGVVFGQQYLMLDYDCPRSALKKATAITPGLESPTIAPLADPDWVAIRALVPRRDVNGIMDELAAIGAKAILASDIRFCRF is encoded by the coding sequence ATGCTGCGGGTCGCGGTTCCCAACAAGGGTGCGCTGAGCGAGCCGGCCACCGAGATCCTCGCGGAGGCCGGCTACCGCCGCCGCACCGATTCCAAAGACTTGACCGTCATCGATCCGGTCAACAACGTCGAGTTCTTCTTCTTGCGGCCCAAAGACATTGCCATATATGTCGGTTCGGGAGAGCTCGACTTCGGGATCACCGGACGCGACCTGGTGTGCGATTCCGGTGCACAGGTTCGGGAACGCCTGGCGCTGGGCTTCGGGTCGTCCAGCTTCCGCTATGCCGCTCCCGCCGGGCGGAACTGGACGACTGCCGACCTAGCCGGGATGCGGATCGCCACCGCCTACCCGAATCTGGTCCGGAAAGATCTGGCCACCAAGGGAATCGAAGCAACGGTCATCAGACTTGATGGTGCCGTGGAGATCTCGGTGCAGCTCGGGGTGGCCGATGCCATCGCCGATGTGGTGGGGTCGGGTCGCACGCTGAGCCAGCACGACCTGGTGGCCTTTGGTGAGCCGCTGTGCGATTCGGAGGCGGTGCTCATCGAGCGGGCCGGTACGGACGGCCAAGACCAGACCGAGGCGCGCGATCAACTGGTCGCTCGGGTGCAGGGGGTGGTCTTCGGCCAGCAGTATCTGATGCTCGACTACGATTGCCCGCGCTCGGCGTTGAAGAAGGCCACGGCGATCACGCCGGGGCTGGAGTCACCGACCATCGCCCCGCTGGCCGACCCGGACTGGGTGGCAATCCGCGCCCTGGTGCCGCGCCGGGACGTCAACGGCATCATGGATGAGCTCGCTGCGATCGGGGCCAAAGCGATTCTGGCGTCGGACATCAGGTTCTGCCGATTCTGA
- the ansP1 gene encoding L-asparagine permease produces MSAASQRVGAFGEEAGYHKGLKPRQLQMIGIGGAIGTGLFLGAGGRLAKAGPGLFLVYGVCGVFVFLILRALGELVLHRPSSGSFVSYAREFFGEKAAYAVGWMYFLHWAMTSIVDTTAIATYLQRWTIFTVVPQWILALIALTVVLSMNLISVEWFGELEFWAALIKVLALMAFLVVGTVFLAGRYPVDGHSTGLSLWNNHGGLFPTSWLPLLIVTSGVVFAYSAVELVGTAAGETAEPEKIMPRAINSVVARIAIFYVGSVALLALLLPYTAYKAGESPFVTFFSKIGFHGAGDLMNIVVLTAALSSLNAGLYSTGRVMHSIAMSGSAPRFTARMSKSGVPYGGIVLTAVITLFGVALNAFKPGEAFEIVLNMSALGIIAGWATIVLCQLRLHKLANAGIMQRPRFRMPFSPYSGYLTLLFLLVVLVTMASDKPIGTWTVATLIIVIPALTAGWYLVRKRVMAVARERLGHTGPFPAVANPPVRSRD; encoded by the coding sequence TTGAGCGCGGCCTCACAGCGTGTCGGCGCCTTCGGCGAAGAGGCCGGCTATCACAAAGGCCTCAAGCCCCGACAACTGCAGATGATCGGGATCGGCGGCGCGATTGGGACCGGCCTGTTCCTCGGCGCCGGCGGCCGGCTTGCCAAGGCCGGACCTGGGTTGTTCTTGGTGTACGGCGTGTGCGGGGTTTTTGTCTTCCTGATCCTGCGGGCGCTGGGTGAGCTGGTGCTGCACCGTCCGTCGTCAGGCTCGTTTGTGTCGTATGCACGTGAATTTTTCGGCGAGAAGGCCGCTTACGCGGTGGGCTGGATGTACTTCCTGCACTGGGCGATGACGTCGATCGTGGACACCACCGCGATCGCCACCTACTTGCAGCGTTGGACGATCTTCACGGTGGTCCCGCAATGGATTCTTGCCCTGATCGCCTTGACGGTGGTGTTGTCGATGAACCTGATTTCGGTCGAATGGTTCGGCGAGCTGGAGTTTTGGGCCGCGCTGATCAAGGTTCTCGCGCTGATGGCGTTCCTAGTGGTGGGAACCGTTTTTTTGGCCGGGCGATACCCCGTCGACGGCCACAGCACCGGATTGAGCTTGTGGAACAACCATGGCGGGCTGTTCCCGACAAGCTGGCTGCCGCTGCTGATCGTTACCTCGGGAGTGGTGTTCGCGTACTCAGCAGTCGAATTGGTAGGGACGGCGGCCGGGGAGACCGCCGAGCCGGAGAAGATCATGCCGCGGGCGATCAATTCGGTGGTCGCTCGCATCGCGATCTTTTATGTCGGGTCGGTGGCCCTGCTAGCGCTGTTGCTGCCGTATACCGCCTACAAGGCCGGCGAGAGCCCGTTCGTCACGTTCTTTTCCAAAATCGGTTTCCACGGTGCCGGTGACTTGATGAACATCGTTGTGCTTACCGCCGCGCTGTCGAGCCTGAACGCGGGGCTGTATTCGACCGGCCGCGTCATGCATTCGATCGCGATGAGCGGCAGCGCCCCAAGGTTCACCGCGCGAATGTCGAAAAGCGGTGTGCCCTACGGCGGGATCGTGTTGACCGCGGTCATCACCCTGTTCGGTGTCGCGCTGAACGCCTTCAAGCCCGGTGAAGCCTTCGAGATTGTGCTCAACATGTCCGCGCTGGGCATCATCGCGGGTTGGGCCACCATCGTGCTGTGTCAGCTTCGACTTCACAAGCTGGCCAACGCCGGGATCATGCAGCGGCCGCGGTTCCGCATGCCCTTCTCCCCCTACAGCGGCTACCTCACCTTGCTCTTCTTGCTTGTCGTGCTGGTTACGATGGCGTCCGACAAACCGATCGGCACCTGGACGGTGGCGACACTGATTATTGTCATTCCGGCCCTGACCGCAGGCTGGTACCTGGTACGCAAGCGTGTCATGGCCGTCGCCCGCGAAAGGCTGGGTCATACCGGGCCATTTCCGGCGGTCGCCAACCCGCCCGTGAGGTCAAGAGACTGA